The genomic window GACGTGCGGCAAGGCGGATATCGGCAGGTTGACCGGCAATGTCCCGTTCGATGTCGTAAAGCGCGCCGATACGGTCGAGAGCCTCGCGTGCGATCTCGGATTTGTTCGATGTCCAGATATCATGGAAGTCGCGGCGCCAATGCGCCCAACAGGCTGCCTCTCGGAAGCGCGACGTCCCCTCCGCGCCCGGTTCATAAAGCTTCCCGTAGCCTTTGTAGCCGTCAGCTTGAAGGATGCCGCTTGCCTGCCGGAGATGACGATGGACGTGTTCTTGCTTCCAGTCCGAGGCGAAGTAGTAGACCGCCCCAGGCGGGGCAGCACCCGCCCATGGCCGTTGATCTCGGACATATGTCCAGATCCTGCCTTTCTTCACGCCTTTGCCCAATCCCTTGTCTCGTAGCGAACGATCCAGCACCCGGATCGGGGTGTCATCGGCATGGAGGAGGTCACTGCCCATGATCGCCGCTTCGATCCGCTCGATCAAAGGCTGAAGCACCTGCATGGCGCGACCGCACCAATCGACCAGTGTGCTATCGGGGATATCGACGCCCATGCGGGCGAAGATCTCGTTCAGACGATAGAGTGGCAGATGGTCGTCGAACTTCGAGACCAGGATGTAAGCCAGAAGACCCGGCCCCGCCATGCTGCCCGGTATCGGACGGCTGGGAGCCGGCAACTGCATCATCTTCTCGCAGCAGCGGCAGGATTTCTTCAATCGAGCGACCTCGATGACCTTCATTTGCGCAGCGATCATGTCGAGGATTTCACTCGCGTCCTCGCCAACAAGGCGCAGTTCACCACCGCAATCGGGGCAGCAGGTACCAGGATCGAGTTCTTTGCGCTCGCGAGCTGCCTTTTCCGACACCCGCGGACGGCGGCGCATTGTCTTTTCGGGCGTGCCCGCCACAGGTGCGACAGGCGCGGCCTCATCGACCTCATCAAGCGGCTTGGTGCCGCTTTCCGCCGCGGCGATGAGAAGATCCTCCAGCGCCAATTCCAGCTGCTGGATTTCCCGCTCGATCTTTTCCGAGGACTTGCCGAAGACCTGTTTCTTCAGCTTGGCGATGCGCAGCCGTAACGTCTGGATCAACCGGTCGTGCGCCTGCAACGTCGCCGACATCTTCGCATTTTCCGCCTGCAGGGCGGCGATCATTGCCTTCAGGAAGGCCGGATCATCGGGAAGATTTTGGCTCGCGTTCGACATGAACCTGACTAGCATAAGCCAGGAGGAATATCCATAAAACAAGCAAATTCAGAGGGATAAAATCAACCGACACGCGCCGGCGGGGCGCCCCAGTTGGGACGTCGCCAATCAATCCCTTCCCACAACATCGCCAGTTGCGCCGTTGTCAGTCGGGCCGTTCCATCTGCTGCTGAAGGCCAGGGAAAACGCCCCCTCTGCAAAATTTTGTAATACAGACAGAAGCCCTGGCCATCAAAATACAGAAGTTTCAAACGGTCGCCACGCCTTCCTCGAAAGGCGAAGACTGCGCCGCCCGTCGGCTTCTGGCGCAATACATCCTGCGCAAGCGCAGCCAGGCCCTCAACTCCTTTGCGCATGTCCGTGATCCCGCAGGCAAGATACACTCGAACACCGGTTCCTGGTCCAATCATGCCGCTTCAACCGCCCGGATGAGCCGCGTCAGGACGGTGGCATCGACGCCGCTATCGAAGCGAAGGCTACGCCCATAGTTCAGACGCAACTCGATCAGTGCGGGCTCGCGCGCAACCTCCTCACGCCCGAGCGCGGCGTCGTCCATGGCGGACGTATCTATGGGCAGGAAGACCGTATCGGCCGTGGGCGGCAACAAACCCTTCTTCTTCAGCTCATGCCGCCAGGCGTAAATCTGCTGCCGGGTCACATCGTGCCGATGGGCAACCTCAGTAACCGTCGCACCGTCGAGCCCCACCGACATGACAACGTCGAGCTTCTTCTCGTCACCCCAACGCCGACGACGTTCCTGACCAAGAATTTCCACACGCATCCCATACCTCGCCTAAGATACGTCGCTAACGACGTCGTTAATGACGTGTCTTAGGCCATTAAGGCGCTATTCGGCAGGCGGTGCCAATCGGGTGCTTACATATCTTCTTCATAATATATATCCGCAGTGGTTGCGATCAGGCCGTATTCGGTCGTGTCCCTACAGATGGTGTAGCTCGGCGGTAGCGAAGCCGCTCGCGAGCGCGCCCTCAACAGCGCGGTAGTGAGCGGGCGGCGAAGCGGTGGTCATCGATGTTCTTCAGTAGGGTTGGGTTGCTGACACCAACCTGATTCGAAGGAACCACCGATGACCGACGACATGATGAACCTGCGTGCGCTCGTGGAGAAGTCCCCCGACGCCGATCTTTTGCGCGAGATGATCGGCTTTGCCGCCGAGCGGCTGATGGAGCTGGAGGTGGGCGCTGCCACCGGTGCCGGCTATGGCGAGAAGAACCCGCTGCGGACGGCCCAGCGCAACGGCTACCGCGAGCGGGATTGGGAGACGCGCGCCGGAACCGTCGAGCTGCGCATTCCAAAGCTCAGGAAGGGCTCTTACTTTCCGGGCTTCCTGGAGCCGCGGCGCATGGCCGAGAAGGCGCTGACGGCGGTCATTCAAGAGGCCTATGTGCAGGGATCTCGACCCGCTCGGTCGACGATCTGGTCAAGGCCATGGGTATGAGCGGCATCTCCAAGAGCCAGGTCAGCCGGCTGTGCGAGGAGATCGACGGAAAGGTCAAGGCCTTCCTCGAGCGGCCGATCGAGGGCGACTGGCCATATCTGTGGATCGATGCCACCTACCTAAAGGTCCGCCGGGGCGGCCGCATCGTCTCCGTTGCCGTGATCATCGCCGTTGGTGTCAACAACGACGGTCGCCGCGAGGTGCTGGGCATGGAGGTCGGCACCTCCGAAGCCGAGCCGATCTGGACCGAGTTCCTACGCAAGCTGACTCGCCGTGGCCTCAGAGGCGTCAAGCTGGTCGTCTCCGACGCCCACGAGGGCCTCAAGGCCGCCGTCACCAAGGTGCTAAACGCAACCTGGCAGCGCTGCCGGGTCCACTTCATGCGCAACGTTCTCGCCCACGCCGGCAAGAGCGGTCGGCGTGTCGTCTCCGCCTTTATCGCCACCGCCTTCGCCCAGGAGACGCCGGAAGCCGCAAGCACCCAATGGCGCGCCGTCGCCGACCAAATCCGCCCGAAGGTCCCGAAGCTCGCCGCCATCATGGATGATGCCGAAGAAGACGTTCTCGCCTACATGACCTTCCCGAAGGAGCACCGCGCCAAGCTGCACAGCACCAACCCGATCGAGCGCCTCAATGGCGAAATCAAGCGCAGGACCGAGGTCGTCGGCATCTTCCCCAATGACGACGCCATCGTCCGCCTCGTCGGCGCGATCCTGCTCGAGCAAAACGACGAATGGGCTGTCCAACGCGCCAGATACATGACGCTGGAAACCATCAGCCAGATGAGCGATGATCCGCTCATCAGCCTGCCAGCCGTGGCGCGCTGATCGTCCCGGCCCATGCCGGAGAACGCGGCGACCAAAGCCGCCACCTACACCACTCCCTGGGACATGATCCCGTATTCAATTTCAACCGCCTTGAATTGAGTTTTAAGTAAGCCGTATAGCTTGTCTCTTAAGCTTGAACCCGGAAGCTTTTCTTTCGCCTTTTGGGTTCCCGTCCCTTTTATTTTCTTTAGAGATCTTCTTTGCTTTTGCAACATATCACAGACTGCCCTATCGAAACGACTCTCCATTCAAGCTATTTCGCAAAGATTTACAATATGAACTGCCCCCACTTTCGACCGGACACTCAGCATAAGCAGGAAGGCTCAAGCACAGGCTTGAGGATAAGCTTATGTCTAACGAGTTTCGACAGGTTGACTTGATGATCGGTGACGTCCGGCGGCGACGCTGGACAACGGAACGCAAACTGCAGATCATCGAGGAAAGCTATGCCGCCGGGGAGACCGTTTCCTCCGCGGCGCGGCGGCATGGAGTTGCGCCAAATCTTCTGTATCGCTGGCGTAGGCTCCTGAGCGAGGGAGGTGCGGTGGCCGTGGATTCTGACGAGCCAGTGATCGGCAATTCCGAGGTGAAGAAGCTGGAAGATCGAGTGCGCGAGCTTGAGCGCATCCTCGGGCGCAAGACGTTGGAGAACGAGATTCTCCGCGAAGCTCTTTCTAAAGCCCACTCAAAAAAACCGATATCGCGGCCGATCTTGTTGCCGAAGGACGGTTCCCGATGAAGACCGTGGCTGACGTCCTGGGCGTATCGCGGTCCAATCTCGTGGAGCGCCTTAAAGGCAAGTGCAAGCCGCGTGGATCATACCTCAAAGCGGACGATGCCGAGCTGCTGCCTGCCATTCGTAAACTCGTGGATGCTCGGCCGACCTATGGCTATCGGCGGATCGCTGCCCTTCTCAACAGGCAGCGGCGAGCTGCTGATCTGCCCGTCGTCAATCGCAAGCGAGTTCATCGCATCATGGCCAATCACGCTATGATCCTTGAGAAACACACGGCGGTGCGAATAGGCCGTGTCCACGACGGCAAGGTCATGGTGATGCGGTCTAACCTGCGCTGGTGCTCGGATGGCCTTGAGTTCACTTGCTGGAATGGCGAGGTGGTCCGTCTCGCGTTCATCATCGATGCGTTTGACCGGGAAATTATCTCATGGGCAGCCGTCGCCAATGCCGGGATATCCGGCTGCGACATTCGAGACATGATGTTGGAGGCCGTCGAAAAGCGCTTCGGCGCAACCAGCGCCCCGCATGCAATAGAACATCTATCTGATAACGGCAGTGCATACACCGCGCGGGAGACCAGGCTGTTTGCCCAAGCCCTCAACCTGATCCCATGCTTCACGCCCGTTGCCAGCCCACAATCGAACGGCATGTCTGAAGCCTTCGTCAAAACCTTGAAGCGGGACTATATACGCATCTCACCCATTCCGGACGCCGATACAGCTCTCCGGAAGATCGACGGATGGATCGAAGACTATAATGAAATCCATCCACACTCAGCGCTGAAAATGGCCTCCCCAAGGGAGTTCATCAAAGCATTGTCTCAATAGCTGATCTGTCCGGCGAAATGGGGGGCACTCCACAATACAAGATTGCACCAAGCGTAAGTCTCCTAGTCGCGCGGTTATTTTGATGAAAACGAGAGTCCCCGCCCAAGCACCAGTTCATCGCTTAGTCAAAGTTGCATGCGACGCATTCATCCTCGGCGCGTCGGTCCACCCCGGCATGTGCCGGCAAGGCATCGCCACACGGCTGGTCAGGGAAGCCACGCGGATTGGCAGCGAGCGTGGCGCCGCGCGGCGGCATGTCAATTTCGAACGCACATGACCTCCTTCTATCGCGCCCGCGGCTTCCGGTTCGCAGAAATGGCCCTTCTCAAACTGCCCTAGCCCGCCCGCTCACCCGCCACCAACTCTCCCCACCCCCTCCACCAGCGCAAAATAAACCCGCTCAACCCGACAGGCAGCACTCCTAGCGCTCGCCTCATACCCCGCCGCCGGCCAGCCGCGCCTGGGGCTGCCGTCCGCCGCGATCAGCCAGTACCAGCGTTCGTCAGAGCCGTTGAGATCGATCTTGAAGATCCGCCCCATGCAGGCATCGCCGTGGAAGCCGATGAAATCGTCGCCGGGCTTTTCCTTCCAGGCGTGGCGCCATTTGCCCCTGGGTCTCTCGTCGCTGAGGATCATCTCCCAGCTCTTCCAGCCATTATAGTCGGACTTGGCCGTCAGCGAGCCGTCATAGGGTTTCGGCTCGAAATGCAGGCAAGCTTCGAGAAACACGGCGACGGATTCGCAGACGGCACGCCACGTCCCGTCATCGCGTGCGGTCAGGTGGTAGGCGGTCTCGTCAGGCAGGTTGCGTAGCGCCTGGGCGATTGCGGAGGCGACGCCTTCCCGGCTCGCAGGCTCGCCCCGCGCGGTGATCACGAGATAGGTGCAGAGATAATCAGCCGCGTCCCGGGCGATCGGTTCGATGACATGAAGCTGTCGTCGCTTGCCGATCGCATAGCCGCCGAAATCCCGGAGCCGGCGCTGGGACTGTTTGCGGAAACTGTTGTTGAGGAACGATCTCAGAAGCGTTCCGGCATCATCTCGCACGCGTCGTCCTCTCCTCGTGAGGATGTTTTGCCGCATAGGTCTGGTGGGTGGCTCCCGCCCGAGCCGGTGAAAATCAGGCAATTCCAGAGGCGAACCGCCGCACGCCTTGGCCGGAATTGCTCTAGATCAGCGTCGGTTCCGGATCGTCCTCGACCTCCTCGATGATGTCGGGCCGATCGTTCTTCGGCGAGCCGACACCCCGGCCGATCTTCCACATCGTCATCAACTCGGCCGGGAAAGGCTTCATCAGATCGTGAGGATCCGGCTCGGGGGAGAGCCAGCGCTCGTAATCCTCGCGATGCAGGATGACGGGCATGCGGTCATGAATCTCCGCCATCATCTCGTTCGGCTCTGAGGTGACGATGGCGAAGTTGCGGATCGACACGCCGTTCGCGTCCTTCCACGTCTCCCAGATGCCGGCGAGCGCGAAGGGAGAGCCGTCCTTCATGGCGATGGCATAGGGCTGTTTGTTCTTGCCTGTGCCGTGAATATCCTTCCATTCGAAGAAGCCGTTGATCGGCACGAGGCAGCGGCGCGACCGATAGGCGGCACGGAACATGCCGTTGGAACTGATCCCCTCGCAGCGGACATTGACCGGCGGCGGCCTGCCGCCGGGCTTGGCCCAGGAAGGCATCAGCCCCCAGCGCGCGGTGACAAAGATGGGCCCTGACGTATCCGGCTCACGCACGATGTCCCTGACGATGATGGGATAATCCTGCGACGGCGCGCCGTTCCACCTGGGAAAGCGGTTTCCAAGCCCGTCGATATCCCCGCCCTTCACGGCAAAGGGGAAATTGCTGATCAGTTCCTCAAGAGACGTCCTGACGAATATGCGTCCGCACATGCAGTTTCTCCGCCGGTGAAATATTAGATGTTCCTATTATGTTCACGGCTGGAAGGGTGTCAAGATAGCCACAGTTGCGCCTCCTCAGGAATGCCCGCATCTGCGACTCGTGCTATAGTTTTCCCCTCGACCCAAAGGAGCCCGCATGCGCCTGCCCGCCCTCGCTCTCGCCCTCTCCGCGCTGATCGCCTCTCCCGCCTTCGCCGAGACCTTCAAAACCCCGAAGGCGCTGCTGCAGGCGCTCTACAGCTTCGATGCCGCCAGCAGTGACGACAGCCCCTCGCCCTATTCGGCCTTTTTCTCTGACCATCTGAATGAGTTACTGCAGGCCGATCTCGACAAGACCGCTGAAGGTGATGTCGGGGCGATCGATTTCGATCCCGTCATTGCGGGGCAGGATGGCGAGGCAAGCGACCTCAGGATCGGCCAACCGATCCTGCTGAACGGCCGGGCTGAACTCGAGGTGCAGTTTCGCAACGGCGAAAACGTGACGCTCTATTACAGGCTGGTGAAGGAGCATGGCGGCTGGAAGGTGGAGGATATCGCCAACCAGCAGGGCGAGGCCCCCTGGAGCTTGAGTGCGCTGCTGGGCGATGAGGAATAGGCGGCGGCCACGACCCTCTCCTTCGCCGCTCTTGATCGGAAAGCTCCGTGCCCGCTGAACGAAGGCAATCGCCCATGCCGGAACTGCGCATCGACCCGTTCCCTTCCGCCGCCGAGCTGAACGCGCTGTTTTCGGCCGCCTGGGGCAGCCCGCACAGCCGGGATTTGACCACCATCCTGTGCCGCAGCCTCGGCCATATCGGCGCCTACCACGACGACAGGCTCGTCGGCTTCGTCAACATCGCCTGGGACGGCGGCCTCCACGCCTTCATTCTCGATACATCGGTCCATCCCGAGATGCGAAGACAAGGCATCGCGACGCGCATGGTCCGCCAGGCAACCGCCCTCGCCCGCGAGCGCGGCGCCGAATGGCTGCATGTCGATTTCGAACCGCACCTGACCGGCTTCTACCGCGGCTGCGGATTTGCCCCGACAGAGGCTGGGCTTATCAAGCTCGTGTGAGCGGCGCCCGCGGGCAGCAGGAGCAACTCGAAGCCGCACCAACCTGCGATGGTGGCACGGAGCGACTGCGCGGCGCAACATCGCTGAAGCGCGGCTGAAAACACAATTTTTCCGAGAGCCATCCCCGCTGCAAATCAAACATAATACTATTTAGAAGACCAAAATATGCCTTTGAGTTCTCAAATTAAAATGCGTCTCCCAGTATTTTATCCTTAGTTTTTCATTAAAAACGCAATGAAAAGACACAATTTTGCATTGAAAACCTCATCGGGGGTTGGCATAGATCCCCAGGGGGTTGTCGTCCGTTGAAGCTGCAAGAACAGTTCTTTCGGGGATGTCTCATATTGCCGAGTACAACGCATCTTTTGGGGAAAGATATATATATGGCCTTGAATATTCTGGACACGAACGGCGCAACGATTACCAAGACCGGCGCCGAGTTCGAAGCTTACGACGTCATCCGCGATTCCGCCGCACATCCTTCCGCGCCTGTCACTCTGGTTGTCTCGGATTCCGGCGCGGCCGATCTGGCCGACGAACTGGCTTCGGTCTCCGCGAACGTGACGGGCTCGAGCGGCGACAATGTGATCACGACGGGCGCCGGCAACGACCACATCGATGGCGGCGACGGCGCGGACACGCTGAACGGCGGCGCCGGCAACGATGTCATCATTGGCGGTAGCGGCAACGACAAACTGATCGGCGGCGACGGCAACGACAGCATTACCGATGGTGGTTTTCCCATCTTTCTGCCGGGACCTGACGGCTTCCAGCCGGAACACATCGACATTGACGCCGGCGCGGGCGACGATTCCATATTCATAGACAGATTCGCTTCATTCATTTCTGGAACAATCGACGGCGGCGCCGGGATCGATACGCTGCAAGCGTCCTCGCTCAACGGCCTGACGCTCAAGAACATCGAAGTCCTTAAGACCGAATTCTCGCAGGTTAGCGGTTCGAGCGCGCAGTTCGAAAGCTTCGACAAGATTGTCGGATCGTCCATTCCGTTCCCTGATTCTCGTCCATCATTGTCGGTTACTGACAGCGCCCACCTCGATCTTTCCGACGAGCTGGGAAATCTCGGAGCTTTTATCACTGGCTTCTCCGGCGTCGACGCCAAGACCGGCGCCGGCAACGACGAGTTCGCGGGCAGCGACGTCGACGACATTTTCGACGGCAGCGGCGGCAACGACCTCATCAATGGCAACGCCGGCAATGACAAATTGACCGGCGGCGCCGGCAACGACACCATCAATGGCGGCGACGGCATCGACACCGCGGTCTTCTCCGGCAACTTTGCCAACTATTCCCTGGCGATCGACAATGGCAACCGTGTCGTGACGAGCGCGTTGGAAGGTAAGGACACGCTGACAGGCGTCGAATTCGCGCGCTTTGCCGATGGCGTCTACAATTTCGCTACTGAGACTTTCAC from Rhizobium sp. Pop5 includes these protein-coding regions:
- a CDS encoding transposase; translation: MRVEILGQERRRRWGDEKKLDVVMSVGLDGATVTEVAHRHDVTRQQIYAWRHELKKKGLLPPTADTVFLPIDTSAMDDAALGREEVAREPALIELRLNYGRSLRFDSGVDATVLTRLIRAVEAA
- a CDS encoding IS66 family transposase yields the protein MSNASQNLPDDPAFLKAMIAALQAENAKMSATLQAHDRLIQTLRLRIAKLKKQVFGKSSEKIEREIQQLELALEDLLIAAAESGTKPLDEVDEAAPVAPVAGTPEKTMRRRPRVSEKAARERKELDPGTCCPDCGGELRLVGEDASEILDMIAAQMKVIEVARLKKSCRCCEKMMQLPAPSRPIPGSMAGPGLLAYILVSKFDDHLPLYRLNEIFARMGVDIPDSTLVDWCGRAMQVLQPLIERIEAAIMGSDLLHADDTPIRVLDRSLRDKGLGKGVKKGRIWTYVRDQRPWAGAAPPGAVYYFASDWKQEHVHRHLRQASGILQADGYKGYGKLYEPGAEGTSRFREAACWAHWRRDFHDIWTSNKSEIAREALDRIGALYDIERDIAGQPADIRLAARQKHSKAKVEALRVWAEAQLTRIPGKSDLATALRYGLSRWSSLCLFLDDGRVAIDNNAAERALRPIGVGRRNWLFAGADTGAETLARAMTIIETAKMNGLDPQAYLADLLDRIHDHKINRLDELLPWNWSPVTSICAEAA
- a CDS encoding GNAT family N-acetyltransferase is translated as MPELRIDPFPSAAELNALFSAAWGSPHSRDLTTILCRSLGHIGAYHDDRLVGFVNIAWDGGLHAFILDTSVHPEMRRQGIATRMVRQATALARERGAEWLHVDFEPHLTGFYRGCGFAPTEAGLIKLV
- a CDS encoding SOS response-associated peptidase is translated as MCGRIFVRTSLEELISNFPFAVKGGDIDGLGNRFPRWNGAPSQDYPIIVRDIVREPDTSGPIFVTARWGLMPSWAKPGGRPPPVNVRCEGISSNGMFRAAYRSRRCLVPINGFFEWKDIHGTGKNKQPYAIAMKDGSPFALAGIWETWKDANGVSIRNFAIVTSEPNEMMAEIHDRMPVILHREDYERWLSPEPDPHDLMKPFPAELMTMWKIGRGVGSPKNDRPDIIEEVEDDPEPTLI
- a CDS encoding IS3 family transposase (programmed frameshift) produces the protein MSNEFRQVDLMIGDVRRRRWTTERKLQIIEESYAAGETVSSAARRHGVAPNLLYRWRRLLSEGGAVAVDSDEPVIGNSEVKKLEDRVRELERILGRKTLENEILREALSKAHFKKTDIAADLVAEGRFPMKTVADVLGVSRSNLVERLKGKCKPRGSYLKADDAELLPAIRKLVDARPTYGYRRIAALLNRQRRAADLPVVNRKRVHRIMANHAMILEKHTAVRIGRVHDGKVMVMRSNLRWCSDGLEFTCWNGEVVRLAFIIDAFDREIISWAAVANAGISGCDIRDMMLEAVEKRFGATSAPHAIEHLSDNGSAYTARETRLFAQALNLIPCFTPVASPQSNGMSEAFVKTLKRDYIRISPIPDADTALRKIDGWIEDYNEIHPHSALKMASPREFIKALSQ
- a CDS encoding DUF3828 domain-containing protein, with the protein product MRLPALALALSALIASPAFAETFKTPKALLQALYSFDAASSDDSPSPYSAFFSDHLNELLQADLDKTAEGDVGAIDFDPVIAGQDGEASDLRIGQPILLNGRAELEVQFRNGENVTLYYRLVKEHGGWKVEDIANQQGEAPWSLSALLGDEE
- the tnpB gene encoding IS66 family insertion sequence element accessory protein TnpB (TnpB, as the term is used for proteins encoded by IS66 family insertion elements, is considered an accessory protein, since TnpC, encoded by a neighboring gene, is a DDE family transposase.), with the protein product MRKGVEGLAALAQDVLRQKPTGGAVFAFRGRRGDRLKLLYFDGQGFCLYYKILQRGRFPWPSAADGTARLTTAQLAMLWEGIDWRRPNWGAPPARVG